A single genomic interval of uncultured Desulfobacter sp. harbors:
- a CDS encoding HDOD domain-containing protein: protein MKHIFEKIKKSGPLPQLPQVMLQLIRAFGREKTDVDEVTQIISRDAALTAKLLGIIASPHVNLAKQVTTIKSAVVYLGLDTVRNIAISSSAMQFFKFSNVTDNFNINRFWYHSYKCAILAQRIALEENQINPDQYFLAGLLHDIGTLILMATFPKEYKEIEARVNQGQNEFEAQADILKIDGPKVSAWLFNQWHLSPMASDAVQFLSQPPARIQEELTHIKILFIANLMAEPESTNVAQDVLFLTDMPADVLNDIAVQAENEVHQLAKTLNLVLGAPEKGYNLLADDLKDVSMFFGTLDNLLRARDVKTVLETIQRGLEIIFHIPRIFFFLEDKKKNLLTGTCAKEDRHYNIVTSIALAMHNNGSLIVKSVKTGKITASMGHENLAVSDAQIIRVLETPALYAIPILGHNDCLGAMVIGVDSDLSQTLDKNKTLLNFFSRQTGICLENLNFHWGYASDISDKKMEAYATLTDKVVHEINNPVTIIKNYLETLKLKLPEKHPAQEELTVIKEEMSRVSSLLEGLTSFSKPKVGGALETIDLNQMCRRVLAVLQKSILLPRQIRIQTDLDDTMPKATLDINGLKQVIINLIKNAAEALEKGDEIQFKTRLVPGSAKVLIDEKRKLPGLAEIIIQDNGPGIPSHIRERLFEPYNSSKVGAPNSGLGLSIVHAVIKKMQGRITCDSSRGKGTCFTILIPLAPDTGPRAPKGGGMS from the coding sequence ATGAAACATATTTTTGAAAAGATAAAAAAATCCGGCCCCCTGCCCCAGCTGCCCCAGGTCATGCTGCAGTTGATCCGGGCCTTCGGCAGAGAGAAGACAGATGTTGACGAAGTAACACAAATCATCAGCAGGGACGCGGCCCTTACTGCAAAACTGCTAGGCATCATTGCCTCTCCCCATGTAAACCTGGCAAAACAGGTTACCACCATCAAATCTGCGGTGGTGTATCTGGGACTGGATACGGTGCGCAATATCGCCATCAGTTCTTCGGCCATGCAGTTTTTTAAATTCTCCAACGTCACAGACAATTTCAATATCAACAGATTCTGGTATCATTCCTACAAATGCGCGATTCTTGCCCAACGCATCGCCCTTGAAGAAAACCAGATCAATCCGGACCAGTATTTCCTGGCAGGCCTTCTCCATGATATCGGCACCCTGATTCTCATGGCAACCTTTCCCAAGGAATACAAGGAGATTGAAGCCAGGGTAAACCAGGGACAAAACGAATTTGAAGCCCAGGCCGACATACTCAAGATAGATGGCCCAAAGGTCAGTGCCTGGTTGTTCAACCAGTGGCATCTGAGCCCCATGGCATCTGATGCCGTGCAGTTTTTAAGTCAACCCCCGGCACGCATCCAGGAAGAGCTTACCCATATTAAGATTCTTTTCATAGCCAACCTCATGGCAGAACCGGAAAGCACAAATGTGGCACAGGATGTCCTTTTTTTGACGGATATGCCGGCCGACGTGTTGAATGACATTGCGGTCCAGGCTGAAAACGAAGTCCATCAACTAGCCAAAACCCTGAACCTTGTTCTGGGTGCGCCGGAAAAAGGATATAATCTTCTGGCAGATGATCTTAAGGACGTTTCAATGTTTTTCGGCACCCTTGACAACCTGCTCAGGGCAAGGGATGTAAAAACGGTTCTGGAGACAATCCAGCGGGGGTTGGAGATCATTTTCCACATCCCCCGGATCTTCTTTTTTCTCGAGGACAAAAAAAAGAATCTGCTCACAGGGACCTGCGCAAAAGAGGACCGCCATTACAACATCGTCACAAGCATAGCCCTTGCCATGCACAACAATGGCAGCCTGATTGTAAAATCCGTCAAGACAGGCAAAATCACGGCCAGTATGGGCCATGAAAATCTTGCCGTATCCGATGCCCAGATTATCCGCGTTCTTGAAACACCGGCCCTTTATGCCATTCCCATTCTCGGCCACAATGACTGTTTAGGCGCCATGGTTATCGGCGTAGACAGCGATCTTTCCCAAACCCTGGACAAAAACAAAACCCTGCTGAATTTTTTTTCCCGCCAGACCGGCATCTGTCTTGAAAATCTTAATTTCCATTGGGGGTATGCCAGCGATATCAGTGATAAAAAAATGGAGGCGTATGCCACCCTGACAGACAAGGTTGTACATGAGATAAACAACCCTGTTACCATCATTAAAAATTACCTTGAAACCCTGAAGCTCAAACTGCCGGAAAAACATCCTGCCCAGGAAGAGCTCACCGTTATCAAAGAAGAAATGAGCCGGGTTTCATCCCTGCTTGAAGGACTGACCTCGTTTTCAAAACCCAAGGTGGGAGGGGCATTGGAAACCATTGATCTCAATCAGATGTGCCGTCGCGTGCTGGCCGTGTTGCAAAAATCCATTCTTCTGCCCAGACAGATCCGGATTCAAACCGACCTTGATGACACCATGCCAAAGGCCACCCTGGACATCAACGGATTGAAACAGGTGATTATCAATCTGATTAAAAATGCTGCCGAAGCCCTTGAAAAAGGAGACGAAATCCAATTTAAAACAAGGCTTGTTCCCGGCTCAGCCAAGGTATTGATCGATGAAAAAAGAAAACTTCCCGGTTTGGCCGAAATCATCATCCAGGACAATGGTCCGGGCATCCCGTCACATATCAGAGAACGGCTTTTTGAGCCCTATAATTCAAGCAAGGTCGGCGCTCCCAATTCAGGACTGGGGCTTTCCATTGTTCATGCCGTTATTAAAAAAATGCAGGGACGCATTACCTGTGACAGCAGCCGGGGCAAGGGGACCTGTTTCACCATCCTCATTCCCCTTGCCCCCGATACCGGCCCCAGGGCGCCCAAGGGTGGGGGCATGT
- a CDS encoding FKBP-type peptidyl-prolyl cis-trans isomerase: MKVDLDKVSYVLGQSVGGDFKRQGFEIDPNIFADSFIAAFSGKQSDMPVGEMQHIMQNFRRAMEDKKQAERMESEKKNIEAGNKFLEENSKKEGVKTTESGLQYKVIVEGSGKKPAATDTVETHYEGKTLDGVIFDSSYKREQTTTFPLNGVIKGWTEALQLMSEGSKYELYIPSELAYGAAGSGGTIEPYSTLIFTVELIAVK; the protein is encoded by the coding sequence ATGAAAGTTGATTTAGATAAGGTCAGTTATGTTCTTGGACAAAGTGTCGGTGGCGATTTTAAAAGACAGGGCTTTGAAATTGATCCTAACATTTTTGCGGATTCATTTATTGCGGCGTTTAGCGGGAAACAATCCGACATGCCTGTTGGTGAAATGCAACACATTATGCAAAATTTTCGAAGAGCGATGGAGGACAAAAAGCAGGCAGAGCGGATGGAATCAGAGAAAAAAAATATTGAAGCCGGAAATAAATTTCTTGAAGAAAACAGTAAAAAAGAGGGGGTTAAAACTACTGAAAGCGGACTTCAGTATAAAGTGATTGTTGAAGGAAGCGGAAAAAAGCCCGCTGCTACAGATACCGTTGAAACCCATTATGAAGGTAAGACACTTGATGGTGTAATCTTTGACAGCTCATACAAACGAGAACAAACAACAACGTTCCCACTGAATGGCGTGATTAAAGGTTGGACGGAAGCGCTTCAACTTATGTCTGAGGGTTCAAAATATGAACTGTATATTCCGTCTGAGCTTGCATATGGTGCCGCCGGCAGTGGGGGAACAATTGAACCATATTCTACATTGATTTTCACTGTTGAACTTATTGCCGTAAAATAA
- a CDS encoding glycosyltransferase yields the protein MKIVLATSGSRGDVQPMVALTLGLRKKGHEVLLVGPPERMEWAKELGCPYQGLGCDVTEFLDSIDNPISIPSAVKFVNYVRNEIRTQFQMLPDIIKGADLVVGSSLMFALSSIAEALNIQYLYVVFTPQLFPSSFHPFPAVKTQTLPGWCNRLTWQLAFWFDRFNTQRLVNRYRKQFKLRPLSHLWRHVLGHNPIAACDCQIAEIPPDVTPRPIQTGYMHLHMSKPDYPELEDFLNSDSPPIYAGFGSMPPKDQVRHVPLLIKAARQLKKRIIISKMWPNPMDISYSKDVFFIRNYPHEYLFPRTAAIIHHGGAGTTATATRSGRPQIIVPHILDQYYHGYKIFMSGLGAKPVRRSRISLKTITQALTFCLSNPDIQMRAETVARSIQAEQSLEKTIQIIEQAAWQQV from the coding sequence ATGAAAATCGTACTTGCCACGTCAGGGTCCCGTGGGGATGTTCAGCCCATGGTCGCCCTGACACTTGGATTGCGAAAAAAAGGTCACGAGGTTTTACTTGTCGGACCGCCGGAAAGAATGGAATGGGCAAAGGAACTGGGTTGTCCTTATCAGGGGCTTGGTTGCGATGTCACTGAATTTCTGGATTCCATTGACAATCCTATCAGTATCCCCAGTGCTGTAAAATTTGTTAATTATGTGCGCAATGAAATCCGCACCCAGTTCCAAATGCTGCCGGATATCATAAAAGGTGCTGACCTGGTAGTTGGCTCTTCTTTGATGTTTGCATTATCCTCAATTGCAGAAGCTTTAAATATTCAATATCTGTACGTGGTATTTACACCTCAATTATTTCCTTCTTCCTTTCATCCGTTTCCCGCTGTCAAAACCCAGACCTTGCCCGGTTGGTGCAACCGGCTAACATGGCAGCTGGCCTTTTGGTTCGACCGTTTTAATACCCAACGCCTTGTAAATCGATACCGTAAACAATTTAAATTAAGACCGTTAAGTCATTTGTGGCGTCATGTACTGGGGCACAATCCCATTGCTGCCTGTGATTGCCAGATTGCAGAAATCCCGCCTGATGTGACCCCAAGACCCATCCAGACCGGGTATATGCATCTTCACATGTCAAAACCGGATTATCCTGAACTTGAAGATTTCCTTAATTCAGATTCCCCTCCCATTTATGCCGGGTTCGGCAGTATGCCGCCAAAGGATCAGGTCAGGCATGTTCCCCTGTTGATCAAAGCAGCCCGACAATTGAAGAAAAGAATCATCATTTCAAAAATGTGGCCTAATCCAATGGATATATCCTATTCAAAAGATGTGTTTTTCATCAGAAATTATCCCCATGAATATCTGTTTCCCCGAACGGCAGCAATCATTCATCATGGTGGTGCCGGAACAACAGCAACAGCAACACGCTCCGGAAGGCCCCAGATTATCGTCCCACATATCTTGGACCAGTATTATCACGGGTATAAAATTTTCATGTCAGGATTGGGAGCAAAGCCTGTCCGGCGATCCAGGATCAGCCTAAAAACCATAACTCAAGCGCTCACTTTTTGTTTGTCTAATCCGGATATACAAATGAGGGCAGAAACCGTTGCACGGTCCATTCAAGCTGAACAATCCCTGGAAAAAACCATTCAAATAATTGAACAGGCCGCATGGCAACAAGTATGA
- a CDS encoding PPC domain-containing DNA-binding protein: protein MKYSEAKQGRIYIIRLEDGDIIHEEIEKFADKKGIKAAALTIIGGADKDSKLIVGPEHGRTESITPMEHILNNVNEIVGTGTIFPNEKGEPKLHMHIACGREESTVTGCVRSGVRTWHILEVILFELIDTGAVRVLDPTTGFELLNP, encoded by the coding sequence ATGAAATACTCAGAGGCAAAACAAGGAAGAATATACATTATTCGTCTTGAAGACGGCGATATCATACACGAAGAAATTGAAAAATTTGCCGATAAAAAAGGAATAAAAGCGGCTGCGTTAACTATTATCGGAGGAGCGGATAAAGATAGTAAACTAATTGTCGGGCCGGAACATGGACGGACAGAATCAATTACGCCAATGGAACATATTCTCAATAATGTGAATGAAATCGTGGGAACAGGCACAATCTTCCCTAATGAAAAAGGGGAACCCAAATTACACATGCACATAGCTTGTGGAAGAGAAGAGTCAACCGTAACCGGATGTGTCCGTAGCGGTGTTAGGACATGGCATATATTAGAGGTTATTTTATTTGAGTTAATTGATACTGGTGCTGTACGTGTATTGGATCCAACTACAGGATTTGAATTGCTCAATCCATAA
- a CDS encoding addiction module antidote protein → MKKRIADLPDFDMAQQLKSEEDIAAYITMVIEEGDAAELAHALGIAAKARGMSKIAILTGITREALYKALKPNAKPRFDTINKVCAALGVRLVAQPANHH, encoded by the coding sequence ATGAAAAAACGAATTGCAGACTTGCCGGATTTTGATATGGCCCAGCAACTTAAAAGCGAAGAAGATATTGCTGCTTACATCACCATGGTGATTGAAGAAGGAGATGCCGCCGAGCTGGCACACGCTCTGGGGATAGCTGCCAAGGCTCGTGGTATGAGCAAAATTGCTATATTGACAGGAATAACCCGTGAAGCCTTATATAAAGCTCTTAAACCAAACGCCAAACCTCGATTTGACACGATTAATAAGGTGTGTGCAGCCCTTGGCGTTCGTTTGGTGGCTCAACCTGCTAACCATCATTGA
- a CDS encoding choice-of-anchor Q domain-containing protein — protein MIESSSDCQAPLGLNGHGGGIYYRYNGFDDIEGSAIFENTIISGNSTYIYGGGIYLNMSTPHSCLITGCTLSSNQASQGGGLYGGDENTLVYNTIFENNYATGYGGGGINKSNSVFMDCKIRNNTSDGGGGGLYSSWAGSNPQLINCEFSGNIAYGYTGGGGICLNNCASPKIMGCEFYNNSAMDGKGGGISLHYHAYSDEEKRGEIINCIFADNYASEEGGAILFETYCSTEIPFYFINNTITQNSGFDSGGIYSSSELSVQNSIVYYNSPNDIIGDNGLTTISYCNTTELMEGEGNMSELPEFIGNGDFHLSWNSPCIDRGTMLNAPDSDIDGDKRPEGEGIDIGADEFVDSDSQETIIILTDASPNATVEADSIAKIYGTNGANNIIVGSGADVELINFPGENSIIIQSQSSFSAYRTGAMIILDGSDGTKIKLPATMTQQSIIINDVEKILAIDSGCIMINDQIVNLDSVAIE, from the coding sequence ATGATCGAAAGTTCCTCGGATTGCCAAGCCCCCTTGGGATTAAATGGGCATGGTGGAGGAATTTATTACCGGTATAATGGATTTGACGATATAGAGGGCTCAGCAATATTCGAAAATACTATTATCTCTGGCAATAGCACTTATATCTATGGCGGGGGAATTTATCTTAACATGTCAACCCCTCATTCTTGTTTAATTACTGGTTGTACTCTCTCTTCTAACCAGGCCAGTCAGGGAGGGGGACTATACGGTGGTGATGAAAATACTTTAGTTTATAACACTATATTTGAAAACAATTATGCTACAGGATATGGGGGTGGTGGGATCAACAAATCCAATTCAGTTTTTATGGACTGCAAAATTAGAAATAATACATCCGATGGGGGTGGTGGAGGATTATATTCTTCATGGGCTGGGTCTAACCCACAACTGATAAATTGTGAATTCAGTGGTAATATAGCTTATGGTTATACAGGAGGCGGTGGAATATGCTTAAATAACTGTGCCTCCCCAAAAATTATGGGGTGTGAATTCTATAATAATTCTGCAATGGATGGGAAAGGTGGAGGTATCAGTCTCCATTACCATGCATATTCTGATGAGGAAAAAAGGGGTGAAATAATTAATTGTATTTTTGCAGATAATTATGCTTCTGAAGAGGGGGGCGCAATCCTTTTTGAGACCTACTGTAGTACGGAGATTCCCTTTTATTTCATTAATAATACAATAACACAAAATTCAGGTTTCGATTCTGGAGGAATATATAGCTCTTCGGAACTATCTGTCCAAAATTCAATAGTTTATTACAATAGTCCAAATGATATCATTGGAGATAATGGTCTAACTACGATTTCTTATTGCAACACAACTGAATTAATGGAAGGCGAAGGTAATATGAGCGAACTTCCTGAATTCATAGGTAATGGAGATTTTCATTTGTCGTGGAATTCACCTTGTATAGACCGTGGAACCATGCTAAATGCTCCTGACAGTGATATTGATGGGGATAAAAGGCCGGAGGGTGAAGGAATTGATATCGGAGCAGATGAGTTCGTGGATTCAGATTCTCAAGAAACCATAATTATCCTGACAGATGCCTCGCCAAATGCAACTGTCGAGGCTGATAGTATAGCGAAAATATATGGAACAAACGGGGCAAATAATATTATCGTTGGAAGTGGTGCGGATGTTGAATTAATCAATTTCCCAGGAGAAAACAGCATTATCATTCAGTCCCAAAGTTCGTTCTCTGCTTACCGAACCGGGGCAATGATTATACTTGATGGATCGGACGGCACAAAGATTAAGCTCCCTGCAACCATGACACAACAATCAATTATTATTAATGATGTTGAAAAAATATTGGCTATTGATTCTGGTTGTATAATGATTAACGATCAAATCGTTAATTTGGATTCTGTGGCAATAGAATAA
- a CDS encoding DUF6399 domain-containing protein, with protein MKRPYNESGHVTSINRKWERAEIAKLVQDFESRGQAVSQRDFSKNNGIARSTLRYWADRKNSIDADPILIEFFESPVGIAFLHRLMTSAHVSFTKAGAASIHNVSDFLIRSGLSPFVASSYSSQRKVSAQIDDKIIQFGNIEDERLGQQMPAKIITLCEDETFHPQICLVAMEPVSNFILVERYALNREAKTWNEAIDNALSGFPVEVIQVASDEGRSLISHALKGLKVHHSPDCFHVIYEIGKGTCGALMSKIKKAEKEYERKVKLTHDIEQKKEKFDTADKRPRGRRPHFEKRIEQAKAQEQFAQKNLDQARLNYETVRSEKAKIGKIYHPYNLETGQKQDSKTVDSLLIDCFDKIHTATANLSDRCKERVNKAQRVVNSMVATIAFFFHMVDVYLDNMNLSDRDKNLMHNYLIPGHYLKLAARRHRDIDRKTEILQKSQDLLSVVNCTDGYCDVISDCKIKELEKAAKSCAQLFQRSSSCVEGRNAQLALRHQGIHRLSDRHLKASTIMHNYYIKRRDGTTAAERFFEAKPNDLFEFLLNNVDYPARPRNQLKLVA; from the coding sequence ATGAAAAGACCATATAATGAATCGGGACATGTAACAAGCATAAACAGGAAATGGGAACGAGCCGAAATAGCAAAACTTGTGCAGGATTTTGAATCAAGGGGGCAGGCCGTTAGCCAGCGTGATTTTTCAAAAAATAATGGTATTGCTCGCTCAACACTTCGGTATTGGGCAGACCGAAAAAATAGTATTGATGCAGATCCAATTTTAATAGAATTTTTTGAAAGTCCAGTTGGCATAGCTTTTTTACACCGATTGATGACATCTGCCCATGTTTCGTTTACTAAAGCTGGAGCGGCCAGCATCCACAATGTCAGCGATTTTTTAATCAGATCCGGCCTATCACCGTTTGTTGCATCATCATATTCATCTCAGCGCAAGGTTTCCGCTCAGATAGATGATAAAATCATCCAATTCGGAAATATTGAGGACGAGAGGCTTGGTCAACAAATGCCTGCAAAAATAATCACGCTTTGCGAGGATGAGACCTTTCACCCTCAAATTTGTCTTGTTGCTATGGAACCTGTTTCAAACTTTATCCTTGTAGAAAGATATGCCCTCAATCGTGAGGCCAAAACCTGGAATGAGGCAATAGACAATGCGCTTTCCGGTTTTCCTGTTGAAGTCATCCAAGTTGCCAGTGATGAAGGCCGTAGTCTTATCAGTCACGCGCTTAAAGGTCTTAAGGTTCATCATTCACCGGATTGTTTCCACGTCATTTATGAAATCGGAAAAGGCACTTGCGGTGCTTTGATGTCAAAAATAAAAAAAGCAGAAAAAGAATACGAAAGAAAGGTCAAGCTGACTCATGACATTGAGCAAAAAAAAGAAAAATTCGACACTGCTGACAAACGCCCCCGGGGACGTAGACCACACTTTGAAAAAAGAATTGAGCAGGCTAAAGCCCAAGAACAATTTGCTCAAAAAAACTTGGATCAGGCCCGCTTAAATTATGAAACCGTACGCAGTGAAAAAGCTAAGATAGGAAAAATTTATCATCCATACAACCTCGAAACCGGCCAGAAGCAGGATTCAAAAACTGTCGACAGCCTTCTGATAGACTGTTTTGATAAAATTCATACTGCCACAGCCAATCTCTCGGATCGATGCAAAGAGCGTGTCAATAAAGCCCAACGAGTTGTGAATAGTATGGTTGCAACCATTGCCTTCTTTTTTCATATGGTCGATGTTTACCTTGATAATATGAACCTATCGGATCGCGACAAAAACCTGATGCACAACTATTTAATCCCAGGTCATTATTTGAAACTGGCGGCAAGGAGGCATAGGGATATTGACCGGAAAACGGAAATCCTCCAGAAGTCCCAAGACTTATTGTCGGTTGTTAACTGTACCGACGGATACTGCGATGTCATTTCAGATTGCAAAATAAAGGAGCTGGAAAAAGCCGCCAAGAGCTGCGCTCAACTTTTTCAAAGATCGAGTTCCTGTGTTGAGGGAAGAAATGCACAATTAGCACTCCGCCATCAAGGAATTCATCGTCTGAGTGATCGACATTTAAAAGCATCCACAATTATGCACAACTATTATATCAAAAGACGAGATGGAACCACGGCTGCTGAACGATTTTTTGAGGCTAAACCGAATGACCTCTTTGAATTTCTCTTGAATAATGTGGACTATCCGGCACGGCCACGAAACCAATTGAAATTAGTGGCTTAA
- a CDS encoding DUF2914 domain-containing protein, whose product MKTYLVDNLSKKYGIMNRTSIEDRDRRLTKKFRNIVEEKKKLQQQTPQRRSWSVFTPAGFIMAASIIVVGIIFMVYLMIPERVLTDPSSSPENVEIASPKNPASMDQHTLTDVEKPDLPNEKPAQVLLSESVPVLSAEKKEPPHSEVLKTPEAVPIETLPEIVSTTDVTIHELVVCRRVKNRQYISPMNRFSLENGAKPVVWTWMNVLTDKPPQSLSHIYYLNGKRYCRVILPAAYPRTRTWSNVKLNRPEQAGSWRVDVVNSRGQVIARTDFTVEN is encoded by the coding sequence ATGAAAACCTATTTGGTCGATAATCTCAGCAAAAAATACGGTATCATGAATAGGACCAGTATCGAGGACCGCGACCGGCGCCTCACGAAAAAATTCCGAAACATTGTCGAGGAGAAGAAGAAGCTCCAGCAGCAAACTCCTCAAAGACGCTCATGGTCCGTCTTCACGCCGGCAGGATTCATCATGGCGGCAAGCATCATAGTGGTAGGCATCATATTCATGGTCTACCTAATGATTCCAGAACGCGTGCTGACTGATCCCTCATCCTCCCCGGAAAACGTTGAGATCGCCTCCCCGAAAAATCCTGCATCCATGGATCAACACACATTAACTGATGTTGAAAAACCGGATCTCCCCAATGAAAAGCCGGCCCAAGTACTCCTGTCTGAATCGGTCCCTGTTTTGTCGGCAGAAAAAAAGGAGCCACCGCACTCCGAAGTTCTAAAAACCCCGGAGGCAGTACCCATAGAGACACTTCCGGAAATCGTCAGTACCACCGATGTGACCATCCACGAACTGGTGGTCTGCCGCAGGGTCAAAAACAGGCAATATATTTCTCCTATGAACCGTTTTTCCTTAGAAAACGGTGCCAAACCCGTGGTCTGGACATGGATGAACGTCCTGACCGACAAGCCACCCCAAAGCCTGAGCCACATTTATTACCTCAACGGCAAGAGGTACTGCCGGGTCATTCTTCCGGCCGCCTACCCCAGGACCCGAACCTGGAGCAACGTAAAATTAAACAGACCCGAGCAGGCCGGATCATGGCGTGTGGACGTTGTTAACAGTCGCGGGCAGGTAATCGCCAGAACTGATTTCACCGTTGAAAACTGA